From Pseudoxanthomonas sp. CF385, a single genomic window includes:
- a CDS encoding transglutaminase family protein, with protein MHLLAGCELTVESTEDCAVVAMLRPRSGEAQWLISETYAFEPHVRPTEYVDVFGNLCQRFVVPRGRMRIRAELEVETERDIAVAPWVAPAPAALLPDHTLQYLLPSRYCPSDRAFEQAQAIVDAADPRNGQVGAIVEWIRAHIEYRYGVSDATTDALGTLAAGAGVCRDYAHVGITLCRSLRIPARMVVGYLYGLEPMDLHAWFEAYLDGRWYTFDPTQSAPRGGRIVVAYGRDAADVAFLTPHGWLQTLEMQVWVGERTADARRMD; from the coding sequence ATGCATCTGCTAGCCGGATGCGAACTGACGGTCGAGTCGACCGAGGACTGTGCGGTGGTGGCCATGCTGCGGCCGCGCAGTGGCGAGGCGCAGTGGCTGATCAGCGAAACCTATGCCTTCGAGCCCCATGTCCGCCCGACCGAATACGTCGATGTGTTCGGCAACCTGTGCCAGCGTTTCGTGGTGCCGCGTGGGCGCATGCGGATCCGGGCCGAGCTCGAGGTGGAAACCGAGCGCGATATTGCGGTCGCGCCCTGGGTCGCGCCCGCGCCGGCTGCGCTCCTGCCCGATCACACGCTGCAGTACCTGCTGCCGAGCCGCTACTGCCCAAGCGACCGTGCGTTCGAGCAGGCGCAGGCCATCGTGGATGCGGCGGATCCCCGCAATGGCCAGGTCGGCGCCATCGTGGAATGGATCCGCGCCCATATCGAGTACCGGTACGGTGTGAGCGACGCCACGACGGACGCGCTCGGCACCCTGGCCGCAGGGGCCGGCGTCTGCCGCGATTACGCCCATGTCGGCATCACGCTGTGCAGGAGTCTGCGCATTCCTGCCCGGATGGTGGTCGGCTACCTGTACGGGCTGGAACCCATGGATCTGCATGCCTGGTTCGAGGCGTATCTGGACGGCCGCTGGTACACGTTCGACCCGACGCAGTCCGCGCCCCGCGGTGGCCGGATCGTGGTCGCCTACGGGCGAGATGCGGCCGACGTGGCGTTCCTGACCCCTCACGGCTGGCTGCAGACGTTGGAGATGCAGGTGTGGGTGGGCGAGCGAACGGCGGACGCACGCAGGATGGATTGA
- a CDS encoding autotransporter outer membrane beta-barrel domain-containing protein, whose protein sequence is MRINVLAALLLAAAGPAYAAGPEQGKFSMSVFGGVDMPISGDVHSGAVAPVPDLGPLNPDLAGVSAELRIRSRSHDQIYGTARSLGLEVGYGLSERSEVFLQARETSTDDGRVRVGAAYVPALDTELDVFGTFSDYDAYTWEVGYRRFFRDGGRVRPFFAARLGATETDVIRATFEIPDAAITIPDAPFYEKAWALSGGLEAGAQITFTERFSMTLAAGVNYIDDLSDDDSAIAGLGLAAINDTGSRVSIPMSITGRWDF, encoded by the coding sequence ATGCGCATCAATGTCTTGGCCGCCTTGCTACTCGCGGCCGCAGGTCCTGCTTACGCCGCTGGACCCGAGCAAGGAAAGTTCTCGATGTCCGTCTTCGGAGGCGTCGACATGCCCATCAGCGGCGATGTCCACTCCGGCGCCGTGGCGCCCGTTCCCGATCTCGGGCCGTTGAATCCGGACTTGGCGGGCGTCAGCGCGGAGTTGCGGATTCGCTCCCGCAGCCACGACCAGATCTACGGCACAGCCAGGTCGTTGGGCCTGGAAGTGGGCTATGGACTGAGCGAGCGGAGCGAAGTATTCCTTCAGGCCAGGGAGACCAGCACCGACGATGGCCGCGTGCGCGTCGGTGCCGCCTACGTGCCGGCGCTCGATACCGAGCTCGACGTCTTCGGCACGTTCTCGGACTACGACGCGTACACGTGGGAGGTGGGTTACCGGCGTTTCTTTCGCGATGGCGGCCGGGTCAGGCCGTTTTTCGCGGCGCGACTGGGTGCGACCGAAACCGATGTCATCCGGGCCACCTTCGAGATTCCCGACGCCGCGATCACGATCCCGGATGCGCCGTTCTACGAGAAGGCCTGGGCGCTGAGCGGCGGGCTCGAGGCCGGCGCGCAGATCACGTTCACCGAGCGCTTCAGCATGACACTCGCCGCAGGGGTGAACTACATCGACGATCTTTCCGACGACGATTCCGCGATCGCCGGGCTTGGCCTGGCGGCCATCAACGATACCGGCAGCCGTGTCTCGATACCGATGTCCATCACCGGCCGCTGGGACTTCTGA
- a CDS encoding TspO/MBR family protein, whose amino-acid sequence MEHLMTRTRQLIGLVGWLLACYAVAGIGARASIAAASFYGSLALPSWAPPAQVFGPVWTLLYGMMAVAAWLVWREGGWARQRRPLLLFLAQLVVNALWSWLFFAWRQGGMAFVDIALLWVLILATLVIFWRVRVAAGALLLPYLCWVGFALALNYVAWRGNPHLLGY is encoded by the coding sequence ATGGAGCACCTCATGACGCGAACCCGACAACTGATTGGCTTGGTGGGATGGCTACTGGCCTGCTATGCCGTGGCCGGCATCGGCGCACGGGCGTCCATCGCTGCCGCCTCCTTCTATGGTTCTCTCGCGCTGCCGAGCTGGGCACCTCCTGCGCAGGTGTTCGGGCCGGTCTGGACCTTGCTCTACGGGATGATGGCGGTCGCTGCCTGGCTGGTGTGGCGCGAGGGAGGCTGGGCGCGGCAGCGCCGCCCGCTGCTCCTGTTCCTCGCCCAGCTGGTCGTCAATGCGCTGTGGAGCTGGCTGTTCTTCGCCTGGCGTCAGGGCGGCATGGCCTTCGTCGATATCGCATTGCTCTGGGTGCTGATCCTCGCGACCCTGGTGATCTTCTGGCGGGTGCGGGTGGCCGCCGGCGCGCTTTTGCTGCCTTACCTCTGCTGGGTCGGTTTTGCGCTGGCGCTCAACTATGTCGCGTGGCGTGGCAATCCCCACCTGCTGGGGTACTGA
- a CDS encoding PAS domain-containing protein, with protein sequence MPQSSTYLPLDALDGERVRVALAAGAIIGTWFWDVKADAVTVDPALERAFGLDPSGGRRTLQDLIRSVHPEDQTSLDAAIQDAISRGGQYVHQYRTRHGDDAWRWVEARGWVNLDASGAAISFPGVLIDISERRRVEEARDRAEGLLNTFVEAVPGVVYAKDRQGRLLIGNRGTTNLIGRPPEEYLGRTDAELLDNQIQAAAVMAADARIMASGQMEQLEEEVNYPNGKRAFWLSTKAPLRDANGQIVGLIGASLDITDRKAVEASHREIEERYRLAALATSDAIWDWRMADGHVIWNEALATLFGHDRLESSAQWWLDNIHPDDRERIGDSIHAVIDHGGDVWSAEYRFRRADGAYADILDRGTVLRGSAGEPIRMIGAMLDLTGRKAAQAALTESEERLRLATEASDIGFWDVDLVNDLLIWPARTKAMFGISPHVPCSMADFYAGLHPEDLEKTSVAFAAAADPAQRALYDVEYRTVGKEDGVTRWVAAKGRGLFERDRCTRVVGVAIDVTARKAAETQLRELNERLESRVAEEVAERIRVEDALRQSQKMEAVGQLTGGIAHDFNNMLAAIIGPLDLLTGRLDPEDARAKRYVDIAMEAARRAAQLTQRLLAFSRQQPLQPESLDANKLVAGMSDLLSHSLGGDVRLETVLAGGLWRTHADPNQLENVILNLAVNARDAMPEGGRVTVETANCYLDHGYAEGNLGVAPGQYVLIAVSDTGAGMPAEVIAKAFDPFFTTKEVGRGTGLGLSQVYGFVKQSGGHVKIYSEIGSGTTVKVYLPRQVGADVGTDVVTIAHPLPRGELQEVILVVEDELAVRQFSVDALTELGYHVFSADSAAAALRILEEEPSISLMFTDVVMPETNGRKLADEACRRWPHLKVLFTTGYSRNAVVHNGVLDPGVNLIGKPFTLQELAARVRDVLEK encoded by the coding sequence ATGCCGCAATCATCTACGTACCTGCCTCTAGATGCGCTGGATGGCGAACGCGTCCGTGTGGCGTTGGCGGCGGGTGCCATCATCGGAACATGGTTCTGGGATGTGAAGGCCGATGCCGTCACGGTGGATCCGGCGCTGGAGCGGGCTTTTGGTCTGGACCCGAGCGGTGGACGCCGGACGCTTCAGGACCTGATCCGGTCCGTTCATCCGGAGGATCAAACCAGCCTAGATGCCGCCATCCAAGACGCGATATCGCGCGGAGGACAGTACGTTCATCAGTACAGGACCCGGCATGGAGATGACGCGTGGCGTTGGGTCGAAGCGCGCGGGTGGGTCAATCTGGATGCGAGCGGCGCAGCCATAAGCTTCCCTGGCGTGCTGATCGACATCAGTGAAAGGCGGCGCGTCGAAGAGGCTCGGGATCGGGCGGAAGGCCTGCTCAATACGTTCGTGGAAGCGGTGCCAGGTGTCGTGTACGCCAAGGACCGGCAGGGTCGACTGCTGATCGGCAATCGCGGTACGACGAACCTGATCGGCAGGCCGCCGGAGGAGTACCTAGGACGCACGGATGCCGAATTGCTCGACAACCAGATACAGGCTGCGGCCGTCATGGCCGCCGACGCACGCATCATGGCGTCAGGCCAGATGGAGCAGTTGGAAGAGGAAGTGAACTATCCGAATGGGAAGCGTGCCTTCTGGCTGTCGACAAAGGCACCGCTCCGGGATGCGAACGGACAGATCGTCGGTTTGATCGGTGCATCGTTGGATATAACCGACAGGAAAGCGGTCGAAGCCAGCCATCGGGAGATCGAAGAGCGCTACCGCCTCGCCGCACTCGCCACGAGCGATGCAATTTGGGATTGGCGCATGGCGGACGGTCACGTGATCTGGAACGAGGCACTGGCCACGTTGTTCGGCCATGATCGACTGGAAAGCAGCGCCCAATGGTGGTTGGACAATATCCATCCCGATGACCGGGAGAGGATCGGCGACAGCATCCACGCGGTGATCGATCATGGCGGCGACGTATGGTCGGCCGAGTATCGTTTCCGGCGCGCCGACGGCGCCTATGCCGATATCTTGGACCGCGGGACAGTCCTGCGTGGATCGGCAGGCGAGCCGATCCGCATGATCGGCGCGATGCTCGACCTGACCGGACGGAAGGCCGCCCAGGCCGCCCTGACAGAAAGCGAGGAGCGCTTGCGGTTAGCGACGGAAGCGTCCGACATCGGCTTCTGGGACGTGGACCTGGTCAACGACCTGCTCATCTGGCCTGCGCGGACGAAGGCCATGTTTGGCATCTCGCCGCATGTTCCCTGCTCCATGGCGGACTTTTACGCCGGCTTGCATCCGGAAGATCTGGAGAAAACGAGCGTGGCGTTCGCCGCTGCGGCCGACCCCGCGCAGCGGGCGCTCTACGACGTGGAGTACCGGACCGTCGGCAAGGAGGACGGCGTGACACGTTGGGTAGCCGCCAAGGGACGAGGTCTGTTCGAACGCGATCGCTGCACGCGCGTGGTCGGCGTTGCGATCGATGTTACGGCGCGGAAGGCGGCCGAAACGCAGCTCAGGGAGCTCAACGAGCGCCTCGAAAGCCGGGTCGCCGAAGAGGTCGCCGAGCGCATACGCGTGGAGGATGCGCTGCGGCAGAGCCAGAAGATGGAAGCGGTGGGACAGTTAACCGGCGGTATCGCGCACGACTTCAACAACATGCTGGCTGCGATCATCGGTCCGCTGGATCTTCTGACGGGGCGATTGGATCCCGAGGACGCTCGCGCCAAGCGCTACGTGGACATCGCGATGGAGGCAGCGCGGCGTGCAGCACAACTCACGCAGCGACTGCTCGCTTTCTCGCGCCAACAACCATTGCAGCCCGAGTCGCTGGACGCCAACAAGCTCGTCGCAGGGATGTCGGACCTGTTGAGCCACTCGCTCGGTGGTGACGTTCGGCTTGAGACCGTACTGGCAGGCGGCCTCTGGAGGACGCATGCCGATCCCAATCAGTTGGAGAATGTGATCCTCAACCTGGCGGTGAATGCGCGCGACGCGATGCCCGAGGGCGGGCGCGTGACCGTGGAGACCGCTAACTGCTACCTCGATCATGGTTATGCGGAAGGGAATCTTGGTGTCGCACCCGGACAGTATGTGCTCATCGCGGTATCCGACACCGGCGCCGGTATGCCGGCCGAGGTCATCGCGAAAGCGTTCGATCCGTTCTTCACCACAAAGGAGGTCGGTCGGGGCACCGGGCTGGGCTTGTCGCAGGTTTACGGCTTCGTGAAGCAATCCGGCGGCCACGTGAAGATCTACTCCGAAATCGGCAGCGGCACCACCGTCAAGGTGTACCTGCCACGCCAAGTTGGCGCGGACGTGGGAACCGACGTCGTGACGATCGCCCATCCGCTTCCCCGCGGCGAGCTCCAGGAGGTCATTCTAGTGGTCGAGGATGAGCTGGCGGTGCGTCAGTTCTCCGTCGACGCGCTGACCGAGCTTGGCTACCACGTCTTCTCCGCGGACAGCGCCGCGGCCGCCCTGCGTATTCTCGAGGAAGAACCTTCCATCAGCCTGATGTTCACGGACGTGGTGATGCCGGAGACCAACGGACGCAAGCTGGCGGATGAGGCCTGCAGGCGGTGGCCGCATCTGAAGGTGCTTTTCACCACGGGTTACAGCCGCAACGCCGTCGTCCACAACGGTGTGCTGGACCCCGGCGTCAACCTGATCGGAAAGCCCTTCACGCTTCAGGAGCTTGCGGCACGCGTGCGCGACGTGCTGGAGAAGTGA